Proteins found in one Desulfomonilia bacterium genomic segment:
- the sppA gene encoding signal peptide peptidase SppA: MKKRAKIAILVVFIAVAACWIGYSYAREMKPAIGILEVDGTILGSEVYLERLKMFEEDDAVKAVIVRINSPGGVVGPSQEVYEEILKLKRKKPVIASMSALGASGAYYIACACDTIFAMPGTMTGSIGVIMEFIDISSGLTKLGIKAGSVTSGKMKDAGSPFRPMSPEEKEYFLAVVNDVQDQFVEAVSKSRKITAEKVRSYADGRIYTGRQAMNLRLVDRMGGLQDAIDLAKTKAGITGKPRIIRPKEEKGLFESLGRLLDGSMPGNSSSIGEMVKGRNIRLSYSMY; the protein is encoded by the coding sequence ATGAAAAAAAGAGCAAAGATAGCAATTCTAGTGGTGTTTATAGCTGTTGCTGCATGCTGGATAGGCTACAGTTATGCCCGCGAAATGAAACCGGCAATAGGAATCCTTGAAGTTGATGGAACTATCCTGGGATCTGAGGTGTATCTTGAGAGGCTGAAGATGTTTGAAGAGGATGATGCCGTAAAGGCCGTAATCGTACGTATCAACAGCCCGGGAGGTGTGGTTGGTCCTTCGCAGGAAGTATATGAGGAGATACTCAAACTAAAAAGGAAAAAGCCGGTGATCGCATCCATGTCCGCACTCGGTGCATCGGGAGCCTATTATATCGCCTGTGCATGCGATACGATTTTTGCGATGCCGGGGACAATGACCGGTTCAATTGGCGTAATAATGGAGTTTATAGACATCAGTTCGGGGCTGACTAAGCTCGGAATAAAAGCGGGAAGTGTTACATCCGGCAAAATGAAGGATGCCGGCTCTCCTTTCAGACCGATGTCGCCGGAGGAAAAGGAATATTTTCTGGCTGTTGTGAATGACGTTCAAGACCAGTTCGTGGAAGCGGTTTCAAAATCGCGTAAGATTACGGCAGAAAAGGTCAGGTCCTATGCGGACGGAAGAATCTATACAGGCAGGCAGGCCATGAATCTGAGGCTGGTGGACAGGATGGGGGGGCTTCAGGACGCTATCGATCTGGCTAAAACAAAGGCCGGGATTACAGGTAAACCGAGGATAATAAGGCCGAAAGAGGAAAAAGGCCTGTTCGAATCTTTGGGGCGTCTGCTGGACGGCAGTATGCCTGGCAATTCTTCATCGATAGGCGAAATGGTTAAAGGGAGAAACATCAGGCTGTCTTACAGCATGTATTAA
- a CDS encoding acyl-CoA dehydrogenase family protein codes for MNYLIQPKKFVSLMKDEGSRKLVEKTVNFFETMGKTRLTEDFNKKIWYREFVDFIGKEQIFAKLLTPSEYSGGDLDCRWDSARNGEYSELLAFYGLGYWYCFQVTILGLGPIWMSKNEKAKQKAAKLLKEGAIFAFGLSERTHGADIYSTEAALTPKGDGTWLANGEKYYIGNGNEAEMVSTMGKVKDGTDDYVFFVTNYKNKAYELKKNVISHQEYVSNFALHDYPITEDDILERGPEAWDAALNTVNIGKFNIGPASIGVVEHCFYEAITHAANRILYGMKVTDMPHVKKNFMDAWLRLIGMKMYQRRATDYFRNAADNDRRYLLYNPTSKMKVTLQAEEVLNLLWDVIAAKGFEKDMFFSMAATDIRGPSKLEGTVHVNVQLIRKFMENYFFSPQEYAEVKPEFALRDDMFVFNQGPAKGLGKVKFHDFAPVFKAFENLPNVEAFIRQISIFKEMLEKAHPDKLQEMDPSFTLPLGEMFSIVVYGQLILEQAKYDNMPSDIINQIFDFMVRDFAGFGLQIYGNHSTNDAQREFCKQIMLIKAVPDMEQYNKVWQEHVLSLNGEYEMNS; via the coding sequence ATGAATTATCTTATTCAGCCGAAAAAATTTGTCAGCCTGATGAAAGATGAAGGATCACGAAAATTAGTCGAAAAGACCGTTAATTTTTTTGAGACAATGGGAAAGACAAGGCTTACCGAAGATTTCAACAAGAAGATCTGGTACCGTGAATTTGTCGACTTTATCGGTAAAGAGCAGATATTCGCCAAGCTGCTTACTCCGAGTGAGTACAGCGGCGGCGATCTGGACTGCAGATGGGATTCTGCCAGAAACGGGGAATACAGTGAACTCCTGGCCTTCTACGGTCTGGGATACTGGTATTGCTTCCAGGTTACCATTCTCGGTCTGGGGCCCATATGGATGAGCAAAAATGAAAAGGCGAAACAAAAAGCTGCAAAACTTCTGAAGGAAGGAGCGATTTTTGCATTCGGCCTTTCCGAAAGGACTCACGGCGCCGATATCTATTCGACTGAAGCTGCGCTGACGCCCAAAGGAGATGGGACATGGCTGGCAAACGGCGAGAAATACTATATCGGCAACGGCAACGAGGCCGAGATGGTTTCCACCATGGGCAAGGTGAAAGACGGGACTGACGACTATGTATTTTTTGTTACCAATTACAAGAACAAGGCGTATGAGCTGAAGAAAAACGTTATCTCACATCAGGAATACGTATCGAATTTCGCCCTTCACGATTATCCGATAACCGAAGATGATATACTTGAGCGCGGACCAGAGGCGTGGGATGCCGCTCTGAATACCGTAAACATAGGCAAATTCAATATCGGCCCGGCTTCAATCGGCGTTGTGGAACACTGTTTTTATGAGGCCATAACTCATGCCGCGAACCGCATTCTGTACGGCATGAAGGTGACCGACATGCCGCATGTAAAAAAGAACTTCATGGACGCATGGCTGAGGCTCATCGGCATGAAAATGTATCAGCGCCGTGCAACCGACTATTTCAGGAATGCTGCTGACAACGATCGACGATATCTTCTTTACAATCCCACAAGCAAGATGAAGGTAACACTGCAGGCGGAAGAGGTACTGAATCTCTTATGGGATGTAATCGCCGCCAAGGGTTTTGAAAAGGACATGTTCTTTTCAATGGCCGCAACAGACATCCGTGGGCCTTCCAAGCTTGAGGGGACCGTTCATGTGAATGTCCAGCTTATCCGCAAGTTCATGGAAAACTACTTTTTCAGTCCTCAGGAATATGCTGAAGTGAAGCCGGAATTTGCATTAAGGGACGATATGTTCGTATTCAATCAGGGGCCGGCTAAAGGCCTTGGGAAAGTGAAGTTCCACGACTTTGCACCGGTATTCAAGGCATTCGAAAACCTGCCGAATGTGGAGGCATTCATCAGGCAGATAAGCATATTCAAGGAGATGCTAGAAAAGGCCCATCCAGACAAACTGCAGGAGATGGATCCGTCATTCACTCTTCCCCTGGGAGAGATGTTCTCGATAGTCGTGTACGGACAGCTTATCCTCGAGCAGGCGAAATATGACAATATGCCTTCAGACATCATAAATCAGATATTCGATTTCATGGTGCGGGACTTTGCAGGTTTCGGGCTGCAGATTTACGGCAACCACAGCACGAACGACGCTCAGCGTGAGTTCTGCAAACAGATCATGTTGATAAAGGCGGTGCCTGATATGGAGCAGTACAATAAAGTCTGGCAGGAGCATGTACTCTCTCTGAACGGCGAATACGAAATGAATTCTTAA
- a CDS encoding 4Fe-4S dicluster domain-containing protein yields MKNPLKSALYLFDSLLGGYFGQYLEVRSLEFFLAWGEATKRPFIGPYLKRLFIWFCTYFTGIVVPSLDSLEGRPKILPCDDVINLVKRARVTSLSPCTCKAHIIPDDPDIPRDTCMGFTFVEGMEDLSDENYHKDFKLRKEIIDKLRQCEDLGLVHQIMTTSRPTGKKGYVLCNCDGQSCIPVILFRKYGIPMVRTSGYIVQISDPHKCTACGICIKRCMFDAASLSDKKPVTDIDKCMGCGVCVKTCKAGIRTLVKS; encoded by the coding sequence GTGAAAAATCCATTGAAGAGCGCACTCTATTTATTTGATTCCCTGCTGGGAGGATACTTCGGCCAGTACCTTGAAGTGCGTTCGCTTGAATTCTTCCTTGCCTGGGGTGAAGCTACAAAAAGGCCTTTTATAGGACCTTATCTGAAAAGACTTTTCATATGGTTCTGTACATATTTTACCGGGATTGTCGTACCTTCACTCGATTCGCTCGAAGGCAGACCAAAAATATTGCCATGCGACGATGTTATCAATCTGGTAAAACGCGCACGTGTCACAAGCCTTAGCCCGTGCACCTGTAAGGCGCATATCATACCTGACGACCCCGATATACCGCGAGATACATGCATGGGCTTCACTTTTGTGGAAGGCATGGAGGATTTGTCGGACGAAAATTATCACAAGGATTTCAAACTCAGGAAGGAGATAATCGATAAATTAAGACAGTGCGAGGACCTGGGGCTGGTGCACCAGATAATGACCACATCGAGGCCCACGGGCAAGAAAGGCTATGTGCTGTGCAACTGTGACGGTCAGAGCTGTATACCGGTAATTCTGTTCAGGAAATATGGTATCCCTATGGTCAGAACGTCCGGCTATATCGTTCAAATATCCGATCCTCACAAATGCACGGCCTGCGGGATATGCATTAAGCGCTGCATGTTTGATGCCGCGTCATTGTCTGATAAAAAACCTGTTACCGATATCGATAAATGCATGGGTTGCGGGGTGTGCGTGAAGACGTGCAAAGCAGGGATCAGAACACTCGTAAAGTCATAA
- the guaB gene encoding IMP dehydrogenase, translating to MIEEALTFDDVLLIPARSSVTPASVDTSTWLTRGIRLNIPLVSAAMDSVTEANTAIAMAREGGIGIIHKNMSPEAQAVEVDKVKKSESGMIVDPITMTPDRKLWEALELMKHYHISGVPITVEGKLVGILTNRDLKFETDLNRSVSEAMTKENLITIKGEITLAEASKLLHKYKIEKLPVVDDEYRLKGLITIKDIEKAEQFPDAAKDSRGRLMVGAAVGVFPNDEPRVHALMKAGVDVIVVDTAHGHSQAVLETVKAIKSIYPKSQVLAGNIVTAEATVDLIKAGADGVKVGVGPGSICTTRVVAGVGMPQITAIMNCSKAAGEFGVPVVADGGIKFSGDLTKAIAAGASTIMIGSLFAGTEEAPGELIIYQGRTYKSYRGMGSLEAMKHGSKDRYQQGDICDAEKFVPEGIVGRVSYRGKISDNVYQLIGGLRAGMGYTGCRTVPELQTNAKMIKITAAGLKESHVHDVIIVKEAPNYKLES from the coding sequence ATGATAGAAGAAGCACTGACTTTTGATGACGTTCTGCTGATTCCCGCAAGATCCAGCGTAACGCCTGCCAGCGTGGATACGAGCACCTGGCTGACAAGAGGGATTAGGCTTAACATACCTCTCGTAAGCGCTGCAATGGATTCCGTTACTGAGGCAAACACGGCCATAGCGATGGCCAGGGAAGGGGGCATAGGAATAATTCATAAAAACATGTCACCGGAAGCACAGGCGGTTGAAGTCGACAAGGTGAAAAAATCAGAAAGCGGTATGATAGTCGATCCCATAACGATGACGCCTGACAGAAAATTGTGGGAAGCTCTAGAGCTCATGAAGCATTACCACATCTCAGGTGTACCGATAACCGTCGAAGGCAAACTAGTGGGAATCCTGACAAACCGGGACCTGAAATTCGAAACCGACCTGAACCGCTCGGTCAGCGAGGCGATGACAAAAGAAAATCTTATCACCATAAAAGGTGAGATAACACTGGCAGAGGCAAGCAAGCTTCTACATAAGTATAAAATTGAAAAATTGCCCGTGGTTGATGATGAATACAGGCTCAAAGGTCTCATTACCATCAAGGATATTGAAAAGGCAGAACAGTTCCCTGATGCGGCAAAAGACAGCAGGGGAAGGCTCATGGTCGGGGCTGCAGTCGGGGTATTTCCAAACGATGAACCCAGGGTACATGCGCTGATGAAGGCGGGTGTCGACGTAATAGTGGTCGATACCGCTCACGGCCATTCTCAGGCTGTTCTGGAAACGGTAAAGGCGATAAAATCCATTTATCCCAAATCCCAGGTTCTTGCAGGAAATATTGTTACTGCCGAGGCGACCGTTGACCTCATCAAAGCCGGTGCGGACGGTGTAAAGGTGGGGGTCGGGCCCGGTTCCATCTGTACTACAAGGGTTGTGGCGGGCGTAGGCATGCCGCAGATAACCGCGATAATGAACTGCTCGAAGGCGGCTGGTGAATTCGGTGTTCCGGTTGTTGCCGACGGAGGCATCAAATTTTCTGGGGATCTTACAAAGGCCATTGCCGCCGGTGCCTCGACCATAATGATAGGCTCCCTGTTCGCCGGCACCGAAGAGGCGCCGGGCGAGCTGATTATCTATCAGGGCCGTACTTATAAATCATACCGGGGCATGGGTTCGCTGGAGGCTATGAAGCATGGCTCGAAAGACCGCTACCAGCAGGGTGACATATGCGATGCAGAGAAGTTCGTACCCGAAGGTATAGTCGGCCGTGTGTCGTACAGGGGAAAGATATCCGATAATGTATATCAGCTTATAGGCGGTCTCCGTGCAGGAATGGGCTATACGGGCTGCAGGACCGTGCCGGAGCTTCAGACGAACGCGAAGATGATCAAAATTACGGCGGCAGGCCTGAAGGAATCTCATGTTCATGATGTCATAATCGTGAAAGAAGCGCCAAACTACAAGCTGGAATCATAA